GCGCGACATCTTCGACGTGCCCGGGGTCGCGGCGGAAACCCTTCTTCTGCTGACGAGCAGCTTCACGGGGGGCCTCGCCACCCTGAGTGTGCGGCGCGGGGATGCGCGCGCCACGGCCGCGTGGCTCGTCGCCACGATGCTCCTGGGGTTGGGTTTCCTGGGGCTTGAGCTGCACGAGTTTCTGGTCGATGCGGCGCGCGGGGCGACGATGCAGCGCAGCGCGTTCCTCTCCGCCTTTTACACGCTGGTCGGCACGCACGGCGCGCA
This genomic interval from Clostridia bacterium contains the following:
- a CDS encoding cytochrome o ubiquinol oxidase subunit III codes for the protein MATVESTLERIRAREAGDRPRAAAHAHAHVHAEVAQSAKVVGFWIFLATDMLLFGCLFATYLVLLTHTDGGPSARDIFDVPGVAAETLLLLTSSFTGGLATLSVRRGDARATAAWLVATMLLGLGFLGLELHEFLVDAARGATMQRSAFLSAFYTLVGTHGA